DNA sequence from the Parachlamydia acanthamoebae genome:
ACACGATCACTGCCCCAATCAATCAAAAGGAAATCTACAAACGGATTTCGATCTTGCAAGCTAATCGATTGCAGAGAATTTTTGGGATTAATAGGTGTTGTTGCCAATGTTTTTTGAATCTCTTCTAATGAAAGAGGAGAAAGGCTCGCATTAAACTCTGCACTGCGACTACGTAAAACATGGCTAGTAGCTTCGAGCGTTTGCTTTTGGTTTCCTAAAGCAGCTAATTCTTGCTCTTTCGCTTCACCTAAAAATTCGCCACTTTCCGTTTTCTTTTTCTGTTCTTGAATTAAGGCTTCGCGGCGAGCTTCAGTTGTTGACTTTAGGGTTTCAACTTTCGCTAAAAATTTTTGTGTCAACTCTTTGGGATTTTCGCCATCTACTTGCATAAAGCTTGCAAACAATCTTTTGGCGATTGTGCTTTCTTTTGCAAAAGATTTATCGATATCTACGATCTCACGCGCTAAAGCTAAAATTCTTTCTTCAGCTTCTGGACTTGTGGGGCTCTCAACAATCGCTTTAACTGTCAATCCTGTTTCACTTGGACCTGCAAAGCCATGCGCAATTAAAGCTGTGCGATCATAAACAAGGTCGCGATAGCTTTTTGAGATTGTCCCATCTTCTTGATATTTGGGTGTAAATTTGAAAAGTTGATCGACTTCAGCAGGATCTAAATGAATCCCGATTTGACGAGCCACTAAAACTTCTTGAGCACCATTTAAGGAAGCTCCAGGATAAAGGCTGAGTTGCTCAGGCACAAACCCGATTAACGCTCCAGCTTGCGGAAGAAACCTTTTGAAAAGATCTGCATCTTGAGAATTTTTAAAACCTACGCGAAATAAGCGAGGATCCTCTGCTTTCAATTCAACATATTCAGGTTTTATTCCCAGCAGTTTAGAGAATGACATCAGCCAATCTTTTGACTGATCTTCCAGAGCGTTTACTCTGTCTACAATCAACACTGCAACATCGTGTGCCCGTGGGGCATCGATGGGGCTCGACAAAGGTTTGCTATAATAGAAAATTGTCGGCAAGATATTGTAGAGAGTCAGAACAATAACCGCTATGATCAAATATAATTGCCATCGTTTTTGTTTTTCCATCGCGATATGCTTCCTTCTATATTAAATTGAACGTGAAATACGTAACGTGATTAAAAGGAGAAGAATAACAAAAAAAAGTGCATTCTGTCCACTATGAACTACCAAAAAAGAGTAAACAAAGATCTTTTTTACTCTTCTAAGAAGTTTTGATATTCAAGAAGCTTTGAATGCCCAAACTGTCTAGCGCTTTTGAGTTGCAGGGAACCGCAAGCCTCCACTTCTGCTAGTGAAGCACTTGAATCTTCTAAAAAGAGAGTTCCGCCCATGCGCAATAAACTTTTTTCGTTAACCAACTGAAGAATTTTCTCACTAAAGCCTAAGGACTCCCCTTTTTTTGTAAAAAAGGAATTATATGGAGGATCGGCATAAATAATATCAAATTTTTCATGACACACAGCCGATTCTTGCAAGAAGTCAAACGCATCGTTAAAAAAGACTTGCCCGTGATCTTCTTCCCTAAAATTTTCAAGATTTTTCTGAATACATTGAATACAATAACGCTGGTTATCCACAAAGACCACTTTTTTAGCACCACGACTTAAAGCCTCTAACCCTATCGCCCCTGATCCAGCAAATAAATCCAAAAAAACAGCATCTTCGATATATAATTGGCAGATGTTGAAAAGAGCAGCTCGCAATTGACTAGAGGTGGGACGCGTTTTGTCTCCTTTAGGAGCTACAATGGTCCGATTTTTATATAAGCCTGAAATAATACGCATCTTTATTCCTCAATTGCCATCGCTTGACCCGCTAACCATGAAGTCGTCCAAGCATTTTGAAAGTTAAAACCACCCGTGACCCCATCAATATCCAAGACTTCACCTGCAAAATAAAGATGTGGACACTTGCGACTTTCCATCGTTTTAAAATTAATTTCGTCAAGATGAATGCCCCCACATGTGACGAATTCTTGCTTATACGTGCTTTTTCCTTCAATAGGATATCGATCTTCACGCAAACATTGAACAAGTCGGTTGAGGCTGGCGTTATCTACATTTACCCATTTTTTTTCAGTATCAATCTCAGCGCGCGTCAACAACACCCTCCAGAGCTGACGAGGAAGGGAAAAAGGATTTTCAGATCCTAAAGACCGACGAGGAAAATCTTTACGCCATTGCTGCAAAGTGGAAATCACCCGCTCTGCTTGAAATGCAGAAATCCAATTAATCACAAATGTGCCTTTGTAACCTTTTTGATGAAGATCGCGAGCTCCCCACGCCGAAAGTTTGAGGGCGGCAGGCCCGCTAAAACCCCAATGCGTAATCAAAAGAGGTCCAGACTGAGCTAACGAAGTGCCATCGATTTTTACTTCTGCCTGTTCGACCGAAATCCCGGCTAATTCTTTCAAAGAAAAGTTCTGTATATTAAAGGTGAATAGAGAAGGAACTGGAGGAACAATGGTATGCCCAAGCGAGGCAGCCCACTGATGAGCCAAAGGATGACTACCCGTTGCAAGTAAAAGGCGATCCGCATGTAGACATTCCCCATTACTCAAAAACAACTTAAACGCCCCCTCTTCACGCTCAATCCGCTCAATGCCTGATTCAAGTTTAACGTTGACTTTCGCTTTGCGTGCTTCTTGCGTTAAACAATCAATAATCGTTTGAGAAGTATCTGTGATAGGAAACATCCGCCCATCTTCTTCTGTCTTTAAAATCACCCCCCGCCTTTCAAACCACTCAATCGTATCGCGGGGTTGAAAACGATGAAAAGGACCTAATAAAGCCTTATTCCCTCTAGGATAGTTTTTAACAAGTTGAGCAGGCTCAAAACAAGAATGGGTGACATTACATCTTCCACCACCTGAAACACGCACTTTCGCTAAAACTTGCCTTGTTTTCTCAAGAATAGTCACCTGCGCCAAAGGATTTTTTTGCGCACACGCAATCGCTCCAAAAAATCCGGCAGCCCCGCCACCTATTACCACACAATTTAAAGACATACTAAATTCCACAAAATAAAAGAGAAAAGTATAGAATAACGAAGCATTTTATCCAAGATTTAGAAGAGGACACCTAAAAATGTGATGACACCTTTAAGCTATAATAAAAGCTTTTTAGAGCGGTCACGACACCCGATTCAGTTGATTGATTTTTTCTTCTAAGACAAGAAGTTCATCTATCACTTGCTTGAGGTTAGAAAAAAAGACAAAATAATTTTCAACATCTGCGAAATTGAACTGACGAGTTGCACGGGTTGTCCGAAAGCGTTCGAGATCCACACTTAATTCATGCACCGTCATTTGCAATTGAGGCAAAGACTCGGCTTTTTCACCCGTCAACAAAGCGCGTGAAAGTTCATGAAAAACAACTTCTGTGAGGTTAGCTGTTTGCGTAAGATAGCTCGTTAATTCACTATCTAAAATACGCCGCAGCTGGAATTTGCGAAAGGCATGCATTTCTAAAACCTTATGAAAAAGCCTTTCCGCATCATCGATCAAATTCTCCCATTGATCCGTACTTGAGGCCTTGATCAATAGTTCCAGCTTTGATTCACTCAAGAATTTACGACTTTCCACGATCAGATTATCCCCTTCATCCAGGGTCTTGCGATAAGCCAAATTAAATTCTTCTAGTTCCCCATCCATACTAAGAAGCATACGATAGAGCTTTCCACTCAAATTCAAAAGCTGAGACATCTTTTGCCGAAGCATCTGTGTTGCTTCAGAGGGCCACAGTGTATGCGCGATGACAACCGCAATTAAAATTCCTAAAGCCGAATCCATGAATCGAAAAAATGCAAATGTCCAGGGACTTATCTCGGGGGAAAGCCCCCATAAAATCATGACAACAGAAAGAGACATGCAGGCAATCCGAATACTATCTTTCAAATTTAAAAAAGACAGCAGGCAAACTGTCAAAATGACAGATCCCCCCAATGTTAAAGGATGCGCCCCAAAAAAAGATGTGCAAACACCTCCAATAAGCGATCCAATAAAAACCCCTAAAAAACGCTCCCAAGCAGCTTTATAGGTCCCCCCTAGATGCGATTGCAACACGACAAAAGCAGACAGCACGCACCATGTCCCACTGACAAGTGTATCCGGATGAGCCATCGCTTTGCTGAACCACACCCCCAAGAACCAACTGAGCGCGGCAGCTATTCCACCGCGAATGGCAACTTTGATCTCGATTCGATCTAGGAAATTTTTCCCTTTTTTTAGCCCTCTTTTGATCCATGAAGCTAAAGAGAAAGGCTTTTCTTTAGAGATATTAGACTCTTGCATGGGATGGCTGTCCATTAGTTGCGAGATGCTTTAATTTTTGCTTAAAAACACACTTATACAATTCCACCTTACTATTGATAAGAGCCTCCAGCTCACCTTTTTTCCCTAAACATTGCGATTTGACAATTGGAGTTTTATTTTTCCTATTATTCCACACAAAGGCAGCCTTTCGGACAAACTCTTCCAATTCTTCTTTCTCCCATATATTTCGCAATTGCCTATCTTCCTCCGACTCTGCTTCCTGCCCACTACACTCAAGATCCCATTCTTGCTCACTCCATAGGGGATCGTTTAAAATCACATTGCTTGGGGAATAAAGCATTTTGGCTGTATTTAACCCGCTTATCACTTTCTCAATCATCGCTTTTGCATCTTTATGATCACTATAGGTCTTTTTTCGATACTTTCTAAGACCACATATAGCCATTTCAAAAATGCGTTCAATTTCAGGAAAATCTCGAGGATTATAAAGTTTAGCGACCAACCTGCCATCGGCGATCAACTTTTTCAAATCTTTGTAGCTGCTTCCATCACGCATCCGCGCAAACGATTGCCCAACACATGGTCGCATTAAATGCAGACGGTTTCGACTAAACTCAATTTTAATTCCACTTTCTTCATAGTAAAGAAGAGCTGCTTGAACTAGATCCGTCAAGGGATGAGTTGCTTGTTCAACAATACGATCTTGAGGTTGCAGTGAGCTGAAAGGATTCCACATCGCTTATTCCTTTTATTAAAGAAGACTGTTCTGTTTGAAACATAATCAGGAAAAGGAATAAGCGCAATTAAATTAACAAAAAGCCATCTACCACTTCACTACAGGAGGTAATGAGCAAAGAATAGCTTCAGGATTGCCTCCCGATTGAAATCCAAATTTCGTACCTCGGTCATACAAGAGATTAAATTCCACATAATGACCCCGCTTCTTGAGCTGAACTTCTTTTTCTTCGTCAGAGAAGGGCTGATGCACGCGCTTTTCTAAAACAGGCATGAGGGCTTTTGTAAACGTTTCTCCCACATCTTTCCACATGGAAAAATCATGAGAAACATCACCTGTGTTGTAATGATCAAAGAAAATGCCCCCCACCCCTCTTTCTATCTGCATATGAGGAATGTAAAAGTAGTCGCGAGCATTTTGAGAAAACAGCGGATACAGATGAGTTCCATGCTGATCTAATGTTTCTCGAGCAACAGAGTGAAAATGGAGAGTATCTTCTTCATAAGGAAACCCCATGGGAGTTAAATCATATCCCCCACCAAACCAAGCGCGATTGGCCGTTTCGATATAGCGAACATTCATATGAGCTGTGGGGGCATGGGGATTGCTCATATGCGTAATCAAACTCACACCCGTCGCAAAGAAAGGACCTTCGTCATCATTCATCGGGAATTTTTCCCCCCAGACCCCTGACCAATTGACCGCTGCTTTTTCAAAGACCTTTCCACGAAGAACAGAGATTTCGCCTCCCCCTCCACCCGAATGATAGGGCCATGGCTTTCGCTCAAACGTTTTCCCATCCTCAAGCTTTTCAAAAGCCTGAATAATCGTGTCTCGCAACTGTTTGAGATAGCAGATGACTTCCTGCCGAAAACCGAATGTTTCTTGTGATTTTTCTAATAAGCATTCAGTATTCAACATCATCTTTCACCTCTTCACTTGTTAGGTTTGAATATATTTTCGATTTACGCCTTCAAAAAATTCGTTTTTTAAAGCTTCATGCGTATCAAACGCTCCTCTCAGCACATTTGTGATCGTGTGGCTGTTCTCATCTTCGATTCCACGCGCGATCACACAAAAATGTTGGGCTGAAATGGAAACCGCCACATCTTGAGTATCCATGAGCGTGCATAAACTATCCGCAATTTGCGCTCCCAATCTTTCCTGCACCTGAGGACGACGAGCAAAAAACCGTACGATGCGAGGAATTTTGGATAATCCAATTAACTTACCATTCGGAATATATGCCACATGCGCTGTTCCAAACATAGGCACAAAATGATGCTCGCAGAAACTATGAAACTTGACTTTCACAAGCACCATATTCGCTCTTTCATCATGCTGATACTGATCTTCAATAAAACTCACTCGAGGAAATTCATTGAGATCAAGCCCTGAAAAAACCTCCTCAACATACATTCTAGCTACTCTCTCGGGGGTTCTTGCAAGAGATCCATCCGTTAGATCAAGATCCAATGCTAGCATAATGTCCCGAAATTTATCAGCAATAAATGCGATCTTTTCTTGCTTAGACATCGGATTTTTTTTGGCTTTAATGGGAGATGGATAACGGGTAATAGCCGCGCGTTTAGCAACAGCTTGGCTCACTTCAAACTCTTCGTGAGAAAGTTGCGGCTTATTTTTTTTACTCTTCGTCATGGTGGATCCTTAATTTTTTTTGCCTACGAATCTCCCCAGCAGCAATTGCGAATGCGTTAGCGACGTTCAAAGAATTTTTTCTTCCACAAAGGGGAATTTGGAGGAGAAAATCAGCTTGTTTTAAGGTGGCTTCCGAACACCCATATTCTTCATTCCCTAAAACGAGAGAAAAAACCTCTGGGAAAACAAAGTCGTAAATGGAAATGGCACAAGGACTTGTTTCAAGGGCAATGATAGGCTTGGGCAAATCTGTGAGAGGAATATCCTTAAAACATGTTACCCATTCAGAAGTCCCCATGGCGGTTTTTTGCACCTGAGAATGCTCGACACATGGAGTTTCCGGCGAAAAATAAAGAGAGCCAAGAGAAAAGGCCTCCACCGTGCGAATGATACTCCCCACATTAAAGGCTGAGCGAATGCTATCCAAATAAATGGCAATGGAACCTGGCTCCTCTAATACAACATCTCGATCTTGATGCGTAATCACAGGAAGCAGGTTCCATTCCTTCAAAGACATTTTGGCTTTTTTAAGATGCAAATGAAATTGGTTAACAAGGCTTTTGGAATCATCCAATACCAGCAAATTCCCATCCATCCAATCTTGCAATGTTTGATAGACCCCTAAAAGTTTCTCTCGTTCTTTTTTCTCTACTTTTTGTTCGTAAAGAAAGCGGATTAACTCCGCGCACTTTTTATGCTGCCTTTCTATCGGCAAACTGAGAAACTTTCTTTTTGTAAAATCAAACATGCCACACAACACTTAGGAAGATTTTGTCCTTTCTTCTTTAGCAATCAGATATTCATCTAAAGGCCCATCGAAGAAATGAACTCCATCCGCTTCAAAAGAAATGATTTTTTTTGCCACGTTGGAAATTAAATCGCGGTCATGGCTCACAACAATCACAGTTCCTTTATATTCTTCAAGCCCCCATGCCAAAGCAGAAACAGCTTCCAAATCTAAGTGGTTGTTGGGTTCATCAAGCAGCAATACGTTGTGCTCAGATAGCATCATACCGGCGATAATTAAGCGTGCTGTTTCCCCTCCGGAGAGGGCGGCAACAGACTTAAACGCATCATCCCCACCAAAAAGCATTTTCCCCATGACACTGCGGATATCCTGGTCATAGATGCCTGGCTTTCTCTCTTTCAGCCATTCAAATGCTGTAATCGTGCCTTTTTTCTCCACAATTTCACTGTGATTTTGTGGGAAATAACCAATTTGGACATTGTGACCTAATTCAACCTTGCCAGAATCTGGCTGCAATAATCCAGTCAGAAGCTTTAGCAATGTCGTTTTACCACGACCATTATTTCCGATAATGCCGATTTTGTCTCCCCGCTCAATTTCAAAATTGAAATCTTTCACCACAGGATGATCATAAGCTTTAGAAGCGTGATCGGACTTAATCACGATTTTTCCAGGCGCCTTCTCTGTCGGAATGAACCGGATATAAGGGCGCTGGATATTCGATTTTTTTAGATCTTGAGGTTGCAAGCGGTCAATTTCACGCAGACGTGATTGCACCTGGCTTGCCCGTGTACCCGCTCCAAAACGTGCAACAAACTCTCTTAATTGAGAAATCTTCTTCTCTTTAGATTTCGCATCTTGGTCAGCACGCTCACGCACAGCCGTTTTAGCAACAATCATGTCATCATAGTTTCCTGGGTAGACAATAATCGTGTCGTAATCGATGTCGGCGATATCTGTCGTAACCGAGTTTAAGAAGTGGCGGTCGTGGCTGATGACAATTAGTGTACCCTTGTAATTTTTCAAGAAAGTTTCTAACCAGCCGATCGACTCCAAATCCAAGTGGTTAGTCGGTTCGTCAAGAAGTAATGCTTCAGGATTTCCAAACAACGATTGGCATAATAAGACACGGAACTGAAGATCCGTCGGAATTTCATGCATTTTTTTCGTGAAAATGTCAGACGGAAGACCCATTCCAGAAAGCAAAACTTCTGCGTTGGCATCTGCTGAATAGCCATCTTCTTCAGCGATGATCCCTTCAAGATCCCCTAAACGCATTCCGACATCATCCGTCATTTCGACTTCATACAGGGCATCCCGTTCTTTCATGGCATCCCACAAGCGGGAATTTCCTGAAACAACCACATCCAATACGACAAAGTCTTTAAATTCTTCAATATTTTGACGGAGAATGCCCACATGATCAGGCAAAGTGACAGTTCCACTTGTAGGCTCTTCAAAGCCCATCACAATTTTTAAAAGAGTGGATTTTCCAGCACCATTTGGTCCTGTTAAACCATATCGACGCCCTTTGTTGAACGTGATTGTCACATCATCAAATAAAACACGGCTACCAAAACTTTTCGAGATCTTATTAAGAGTAATCATAAATTTAAATTTTACCAAGAATTCAAGAGTTAAAATACAATCACTTTACCAAAAAAAAGAGAAAGAAGAAAGGAAAATAATCGAACCGAAGAGGAGCCAACACACAGGCAAATTGAGTAGAAAATGCTTTAATCCATTCCTTCAAGGAGCCCACTCTTTTCTAATTCCTTTTTAGATGCGAGCGGAAATGAAATTTCTAAGTGGTGTGATTGATCATTGAACCAGTATGCCATAATATTCTTTAAGATTTTAAAATACACGTCTCTATCTTTGCCGCTTACAAATTAAAAATAGCGGGCTAATGGTCCGATTTTATAGGGGCAATTCTTCTCTAAAGGACCCAATTTTATCACAATTAAAGAAGGAAAAATTGATCTTATAAAAGAAATTGTGGGAAAAAAACTTTGGAAAACACTGATCGGAAAAGATGAAAATCGCGCAATGCACTCTCTTATTAAAACCGGCTATGCTAACCAACTACTTTTTTTTGCTCATCGGGGATTGGGTTTGATAAGCGGTCTAAATTCTAAAAGAGAAAACTTACTCCTAACAGCTATAAAGTCAAAGCAAAAGGAGGGAATTGACATTAGCTTAAAATTTGGAAATCATCCGGGTCAATATGGCGTTTACAAAACCTTTCGCTTTAATGCCCTATCTTTACTTGTCTACACCGGTTATATAGAAGGCCTAGACCAACTAGTAAAAACACTAAAAGAACTTCGACAGCTTCATAAGCTAGACTTTCACCAAATGACAAGCCAGTTGGGAAGCCTTTTACACGTAGCCATCTGGGCAGGTCAATCCACTATGCTGCAACATCTTTTACAAGTCTATTATGAACAAACTTATCCACTACTAGATGTAGAGAATCATGAAGGAAAAACACCGTTGATTCTCGCTGCTTCCACAGGTGATATTTATTCGTTAAAAATATTACTATCAAAAGGAGCTGATATAGAAAAAAGGGATTTTTTAGGTCAAACAGCGATGCATCACGCCGTTAAGAATGGACAAGTCCGTATAATAGCATTTTTATGTCATGCGGGTGCGAAACTAAATACATGTGACCATCAAGGACAAAATCCTCATGCATATAGCAATGATAAATTTATTAAAAATTTATTGATTAATCATTACGAATTTTTCCTCAAAGGATCCACAAACAAATTCATAGATTATCTTGACCAAAAACCATTTCATGCTATTTCCCAAGGAGGAGGAGCAAAAGGCGTCGTGTATATTGGTGTCACAAAGGCTATGGAAGAGCTTGGATTATTTGAAGAAATGAGAAGATTTGCAGGAACATCTGCAGGTGCTTTGTTAGCTCTTTTTCTAGCTATTGGATTCAATACTCAAATGCTAGAAGAAACTTTGAAGAACATTCTTACCAATGAAGCATTAAAGAGATTACTCGGACTTATTACCTTTGATTTAGAAGAGGAAGACAAAAAAAAATTTAGATAATTTTACAGCTTCCATAAAAAAAAATATCCTAGGAATAAAAAAAGTAGGTATTGGATTATTAAAATTATTTGCCATCCTAGCGGGACAGAGAACTGGATGGGCTGATGGTGTAGAATTAAAAAATTGGCTTAATGAAATCATAATCCTGCAGACAGGAATTGTAAATTGCACGTTTGGTGAATTTGCCGATCTTGTAGAAAAAGGAGAAATAAATAAGAAAAGCGCGAGGCCATTCAAGCATCTGCATGTTCTCACAACAGACCTAAATACCTCCTCATTGCTTCAATTAAATTCTGAACAAAAAAAATGGGAAAACTTTCTTATCGCCGATGCTGTGGTAGCATCTTCAGCTTTTCCTTTGTTGATTGCCCTTCAAAAAATGAGAGAAAAAGTTAATGGAAAACTTATTGTGAATCCCAAATATCAATGCACAGATGGTGGTTTTTTAGCTAATTTGCCAGACGAAATTTTTGATCGAGTGGAGAAAAGTGGATGGCTAGATTCTGAAACAGCTGTTCCTCAATTTAATAGACGCACAATCGCTTTTTGCTTCGAGCAATCACCAATTCCCCCTACCACAGACACTTCTTCAGCCTATACTTTTCTTTTAAGAGTTTTAAAACGGGTTTATCGTAAACCAGAAAGACTGAGAAAGCAAATTATGCCAAATAGGTATGAAACAAGATTAGTCAGAATTAGTAATGGTAAAATTCACACAACAGAATTTAATGCTCCCCAAGAAAAAATACAAGCTGCTATAGATGCAGCTTATACTTCAACCAAAGTATTTTTTGAAGAAAGAGAAGCTTATCTTGGGGACATTTAATAAGAAACATATGAGTAAAGTAGACGTTCATCTTGGAAGTCTACTTTATAAATTTTTATCTTAAAATTTTACTCCTAAGTTTTTTTTGATACTTGATTAAGTTTATCAAAAATAGACTTTCTATATTCTTTATGAATGATCATATTTGCAACCTTGAAAGCTTCATCAAGGCGACCAGCACCTGCAAATCCTTGAGAAAGAGCAGAAAGCGCATTATCATAATAATAATGTGTATATTTTTGTTCCTCAGAAAATTTAGAAATAATTTCTAGGGTTTCTTCTAACCTGCCCAAACTTGATAAAACAATCACAATCTCCAAAAAAATGGAATTTTGAGCCGTATGACGCAAATAATCACCTGCAATCTTCTCCGCCTCTTTAAAATCTTGATGCTCGATGCATACTTGAGCAATATCTTTATAGACCTGTTCCATAAGCATCTGATTAGAAATTGTTGAAGCTACTTTTAATGATGCTTCAAGCTTCTTATTTTTCACTAAGGCAAGTGACACTAGATTTCGTAGATAATTTTTTCTATCTTCTGTAGTGATCAATATTATCACTTGTAAAGCTAAATCTGTATCGCCGAAATTTACCGCACATGTTCCAAGGATTGTATACGCATCATCTTTATACTTAGTCCCCTCTATTGCATTTATGATTCTTAACGCTTGCGGAAATTGTGAAGGATCAGCTTGCTTACGAACTAAGTCACACAAATATTTCTTTAGATCATCATCTTGCTGAGTCATTCTTCCAAGCAACGCAAGAGTTTCTTCGACTCGTTGCATAAAAGCAAATGCCTCCACTGCATTTTTAAGTTGAATATGATCATTTGGAAATTTTTTCAATAATTCGAAAGCTTTTTCATATTGTTCTAAATGAATCAAATGATCTATCAAGAACGAATAAATATCGTCATCACCAGCCGGGATCAAATTGAATATGTCAACGGTTTGGTCCCATAATTTTTCTTTTACAAGCTTGGTTATATAGATCAGTAGATATTGTTTTTTTTGAAACATTACCTCTAGGGGAAAAACATCGTCAAAAATACCATTAAACATCCAAGGTATCTCTACCTTGGCTACTAATTTTTGAAACTCTTTTGCTCTCCCATCCAGTCCTAAAAGGATTTTGATTTTTACTCGTTCATGGAAAAGAAGAGTTTTAAGCTGAAAAAGAGTTGTAGCCCGACTGAACAAGAAATTCTCTTTTCTTTCTTGCAAATATTGCAACTCTTCATGGTGTAAGGAAAAAGAGGCACTCATTAAGGCATCAATGAAATTTTTAAATTTTTCTGACTCTTGTTTCTTCGCGGCATAAAAAATTCTTTCACCCAATGCACTACATACCGATGCACAAGATTCATAGTCTTTTGAATCCATGTTA
Encoded proteins:
- a CDS encoding patatin-like phospholipase family protein, with the translated sequence MQTGIVNCTFGEFADLVEKGEINKKSARPFKHLHVLTTDLNTSSLLQLNSEQKKWENFLIADAVVASSAFPLLIALQKMREKVNGKLIVNPKYQCTDGGFLANLPDEIFDRVEKSGWLDSETAVPQFNRRTIAFCFEQSPIPPTTDTSSAYTFLLRVLKRVYRKPERLRKQIMPNRYETRLVRISNGKIHTTEFNAPQEKIQAAIDAAYTSTKVFFEEREAYLGDI
- a CDS encoding F-box protein — encoded protein: MIAVLNNHRKIHEKFCEEKKDSIDAVIEKVKGLSTIKKIFDLPEEMLVEVLSNMDSKDYESCASVCSALGERIFYAAKKQESEKFKNFIDALMSASFSLHHEELQYLQERKENFLFSRATTLFQLKTLLFHERVKIKILLGLDGRAKEFQKLVAKVEIPWMFNGIFDDVFPLEVMFQKKQYLLIYITKLVKEKLWDQTVDIFNLIPAGDDDIYSFLIDHLIHLEQYEKAFELLKKFPNDHIQLKNAVEAFAFMQRVEETLALLGRMTQQDDDLKKYLCDLVRKQADPSQFPQALRIINAIEGTKYKDDAYTILGTCAVNFGDTDLALQVIILITTEDRKNYLRNLVSLALVKNKKLEASLKVASTISNQMLMEQVYKDIAQVCIEHQDFKEAEKIAGDYLRHTAQNSIFLEIVIVLSSLGRLEETLEIISKFSEEQKYTHYYYDNALSALSQGFAGAGRLDEAFKVANMIIHKEYRKSIFDKLNQVSKKT